aaaattgaaggttgataataactataaataataaattattgttaagaaataattataaagtaaaagaatttgaaagaaaaagaagtaatgGTCGCTGACCTGCTAAACTTGGGGAGCATAAAAAATGAGATTGACCGTTCCCTAGGTTGAAGTTGAAACACAAAAAGAATTGCTGGTGAAGCTTCTGACATTTGTCGCCACGCTGCACTTCAGTTCCTCTCACTTCCACGCTTTCGCTTTCAACTCCCTACCAGACCCACTCCATAAACcgttttattttttccttaccCCGCTTTTCATTGCAACACACAAGCacactcttctctctctctctcttctcaccGCCATGACGCGACTCAGGAAACTCGGCGCCGTCACCGCAACCGCCATCGCCGCCGCGTACGGCGGGGCTGTCGTCCTGCACGATCCTCTAATATCTGCCAGCGATTACGGAGGTAATTCCCGGCTCGAGGCCCTCCGAAAGAAGGTGCACGACCCCGGCGCCGTCGTGCCGGCCAGGGAGGCGCAGCAGTCGGTGCTCGCAGCTGCCAGCAAGTCTAATCCGCTCGATGTTCTCGTCATCGGAGGCGGAGCTACCGGTTCTGGCGCTGCTCTCGACGCTGTAACCCGAGGACTCCGTGTCGGGCTCGTAGAGCGGGAGGATTTCGCTGCCGGAACTTCGTCTCGGTCCACGAAGCTCCTTCATGGAGGTACATTGTTGCGAATGGATTATGATTTGTTGATTTTGTGTCATGCTTTTGCAGTGATAGATAGAATTCTCGTTGCTTTTCTCTTAAATAAATTTGCATTAATGAATGCATCGTTGTTCGAAATCGAGAGCCTTCGGTGTTAAGGAACATTTTGAACTACCGTCGTCGGTGTGGTTTCTTGCAATATCTGACATTCCAGGAAATCGTGGAAAAATGTAGCGATGCTTTCACTGATATCAGTTGCTGTTGTGTTAAGCCTTGACGTCTCGGTGGTGTAGCAGAACCTTTTTTGACCTTTCTCAGTTTAACGTAGTTTATTTTTGAGTAATGGTGAGATATTCACATTCATTTTATACATATTATTggagtaaaataattataattttttttttgtatttatataaaaaataataataaaaaatagtgtgaaatgaacttaaataatttgtttgtgtcaaaatattattactctttATTTTTTGTGGTTTATTTTGTGATTATCATTTGATTGTGTGTAATAATGTGTGTGAATAATGTATGTCGatgattatgattttgaaaaaggatttttttaaagaagatgATAAAAATGACATACGCACATGGAACAACATCAATCTGTTTGAACTGGGTATATTCCAGGTTGGTCATTGGTGTCATGATTCTGAGTAAGTATTCAAGGCTTTGCTTACTCATATTCTTTTGCTTTGAGTAAATCAAGCACGAGTCTACCTAACAACCTAAGCTTTAAAGAGTTGGTACGTGGTATTGGAGCTTCTATAGTCAAATGATTTTCATTCTTCTAATCAAAGTTGAATTTCTGTAGATTATTATACATAAAACCATTTCTCAACCGTTCACCCAACAGTTTAAACTTTTAGAGGAGTTGATTGTTAGAACTTCACTTCTTTGTCCCATTGCCCCCGATTGCACCTTGTCAAAGCGAGGTTTTCGTGTTTAAGCacttgtttttcctttcttgtagAGATTAAGAAGCATGGCTAAGGCCCTTGAAGATGGGGAAAGAAAGGAAGACAATGCATAATTCGTCATCaaatttcttcttcatcaagttGTCTACTGCCTACTAGTGTTTTTATATCATTTGGAGTTCTTCCATGTGTTCACCAATCATCTGTTCTGTTGATATTCCCTTTGCCCCTTTTTAATTGTCGTAttagattttcgtttttatttatctattatttttcaagttgaagataatattaaatactcTTTTATCAATTGTACTATTAATGTCCTCCAATGTTTAATTAgttcatacatacatatatatatatatatatatatatatatatatatatatatatatatatatatatatatatatatataaaacataatataatataatataatatttattctaatgtaaaaatgaaaaaaaaagataaaataggaaATCTTAAAACTGTTTTatcaagataattttttttttgcatttatcGATTTCTGCATATCTGGATAAGAAAACTTCAAAACAGACAGATAAAGATGAATGAGAGGAGTACTTTTTTTATacgttttattaaattatgcactgttttactttttaagattaaattttcTAAACATTTTAGCTAAATCTAATCCGTCAATGTTTGTTGTGAATTAGGTGTTCGGTACCTGGAGAAAGCTGTCTTTAACCTTGACTATGGGCAATTCAAGTTAGTGCTTCATGCACTTGAAGAACGGAAACAGGTTATTGACAATGCACCACACCTATGTCATGCATTGCCATGCATGACTCCATGTTTTAGCTGGTTTGAAGTAGTGTACTACTGGATCGGCTTGAAAATGTATGATTTGGTCGCAGGAAGACAACTGTTGCACATATCAAGATATTATTCTACAGAAGAGTCTGTTGATCTCTTTCCCACTCTGGCAAGGAAGGTAAATGATAGAAGTCTAAGGGGCACCGTTGTTTATTATGATGGGCAGATGAATGATGCACGGCTTAACGTTGGATTGGCTTGCACTGCTGCTTTAGCTGGTGCAGCAGTGCTGAACCATGCTGAAGTTGTATCCTTACTGAAGGATGACGATGGAAAACGGATAATTGGTGCACGGATTCGGGACAGTTTAACTGGTAAACATCcttttatttctatcttttgatAGAGACACTCGAGGTTTGCaatatgtgtatgtgtgtgtgtgttatgtatgtatttattagaaaattttggATAATATATGTAAGTAGTTCAAGGAAACTTGGACTTTATACGTAAGACAACGCAATTAGAAGCATTATTGTCCTGTACCAGATTTTTATGCTCAATCACGTGTTCACAGCCTGGGTAACCCCCCTTTCTCTTAATGAAATAAACATATATGCCTTTGAAGTAGAACTGTTGGTCTCAGGTAAAGTCAAATGTGAACTGTACTCCAAGTTTTGCATCGTGGATGGATAGTTCTAAACAGATTTTTTACGTATAGTTTCCTTTGTTTTTATCTGTATGCACAAGGTTGGTTCACTTAATATGTAATCAACTGGCTATTAATATACTATTTAACGCGATTTCGAAGTGTCAAATACTatttaatagaaattgaaagaCAATAACTTACTTCTGCGTGTGGGATGTATGGTAAAAACGTACACATTACAGTTTGGGACATGTCTTAATTTGTTAGTTTTAAGAATCGAAATTTAATATTAGTAATGTATAgcttattagttatttttttttttttattttacatgctGCAGGCAATGAGTTTGATACATATGCAAAAGTAATTGTGAATGCCAGTGGACCATTTTGTGACTCTATAAGGAAAATGGCCAACAAAAATGCACAGCAAATGATTTCTCCCAGCAGTGGGGTGCACATTATACTCCCTGATTATTATTCTCCTGAAGGAATGGGCTTAATTGTCCCTAAAACTAAGGATGGGCGTGTTGTTTTTATGTTGCCGTGGCTGGGAAGAACGGTTGCTGGAACTACAGATTCTAATACTAGCATTACTTTTCTTCCAGAACCACACGAAGAtgaaatacaatttatattggATGCCATCTCCGGTTACCTTAGTGTTAAAGTATGCTATACCTTCCAATATAGATGACTATTTTAACTCGTTATATTCTCTGAAGAATTGATGTGGACACAACACATTGATGTGATGCTTAACTGACAAAGTTCATACCAAACAGGAAAAGGCTTTGGCTGGTCTTGTTGTGTTTTTCCTCTCTCTTATTTCTGATTTAGATTCAGAATTAAAAAATCTCATGGATATTGCTTGTTTGGAAATATGTTGGGTTgacaaagaaaaaaggaataCGTTTCAtcatttatatgtttgtttaattattaaataatttaatctgTTTATTGTGGGAACCCCCTCCCTCTTTTATTGTTATCTAGGTTTGTGTTTgtaattattgattaaatgaTGCTAGTGAGTATCCACTTGATctacatgtttttcttcttcgaAAGAATTAATAATTGCTTTTAATTCCATGCCTCACTGTTTGGTAATGGGGAATGAATAACGTTGTAGGTACGCCGCGGTGATGTTCTTTCTGCTTGGAGCGGCATTCGCCCCTTAGCAATGGACCCAACGGCAAAAAATACCGAGAGTATCTCAAGGGATCATGTTGTATGCGAGGATTACCCCGGTTTGGTCACCATCACTGGTGGCAAGTGGACTACCTATCGGAGGTAATTATTTAACGTGCAGCTAAAGTTTCTCAGTTGAAGTTTTTTCAAATGTTGTTTCGCTAACCAAGAATGTAATTAATTGTTGCCTGTCTCTCAGCATTCCAGCAACATCGGTATTATTCTgatcaaaatatgttttcagtATGGCAGAAGATGCTGTTAATGCTGCTATTAAGTCTGGAAAGCTTTCCCCCACCAGTAGATGTGTGACAAACAATCTCCGTCTTGTTGGTGGTGAAGGATGGGAGCGTTCATCTTTTACAGTTCTTGCTCAACAGTATACACGCATGAAAAGTACACATAGTGGCAAAGTTGTTCCTGGGGTAATGGATTCTGCTGCTGCAAGACACTTGTCTCATGCATATGGAACATTGGCTGAGCGTGTGGCTGCCATTGCTCAGGTTAGCTTGCAAATTACTGTACATTCCTTATTGTCAATTTCTTTGAGCGACAAACATATACAAAAACATCGTAATGAAAAATGGAGTGTTTGATCAGTACCATTTTTCAGTTTCTAGTACTCGAATTTCTTTAATTACAGTGCTATGTTTTTTAGTTTTCCTcccattttgttttttataacgTAAGCCTTAGAAttgaagaatttatttattcttgtttCATATTAAGTTTGATATTTCAGAACTTTAACAAATTATTGATACAGACATCATCTGTATCTATTAGGGATACGACATTATGGTCCAAAATAAGAACGCTCCTGTAAGTGACTGCATTTCTTAATCATGCACAAGAGCAGAATTGGAACACGAACATTTGcctcttcatatatatatttttttccttttcgttattatattattacataaaaGATACACCAGTTTGTGCATAACTATGACATATTGGATGTGgtataatttttcttacaaaattgtcaaaaatttATGAGCTGATATCTATTATGGGATGCATGACGGTATGTATTAACCGATGGTTGACAGACTCAACTATCTCTGTTCATGTCATAGGGCATCTTAATAATAGTTTGGTTGCTGGTTCATGCGATTCGAGAAACTAAACAGAAATGGGATTAGAATTTTGTTGTCGACCTTGTTATTGGTGATTGTAAATAACAGTAACAGATCTATAGTATGATGATAATTATGCATTTTCTAACAATAAGGATCTGTGGTATGATGGTAATATTATCTATAAAGAAGCTTCATGCATATGTTATAATACTTCTAGTATCTTCGTTGTTTCACAAGTGGTGAAGTTAAACTGATTCTGTATTTTTCCTTTAAGAATGAAAGTTTAGGTAAACGACTTGCACACAGTTACCCTTATCTGGAGGCAGAAGTGGCCTACTGTGCTCGTAATGAGTATTGTCAATCTGCTGTTGATTTCATTGCAAGGAGGACTCGTCTTGCTTTCCTTGAAACTGATGCAGCACAAAAAGCATTGCCTCGTGTGATTGAGATCTTGGCAAAGGAGCACAACTGGAACGATGCAAAGCAGAAGGAAGAGTTGGAGAAAGCTACAGAATTTTTGAGAACTTTTAAATCCTCCAGAAATGCTAAGTTCCATGATGGAAAACACAGTTAGCTTTGTCCTTCTGCCTTTAGTTTACCTTTACCAATCATCTTtgtattttggttttttatatTGCGGGCTATACAGAATATAATTCACTTAACTGAAGCAGTTTCGGTCTAAAGTTGACgttttattgaaaaagtaaatgaaataaataatttttctatcttttctatttgaataaatgttatcattttaataaataattctaCTTCTGTATAATTACCAATGCCCGGACTTCTACCTAAGGATAATGACGGCAATATCAATATTAAGGATAgcgaattttatattttttagacaaCTTAAACACGTTGAATATCAATTGCTTtagtttaattctttttaactaCTTGGTTGAATAATacaatttaactttattaatttgaataaattattttaattattactaaatatttcactttattttaatattaaatatatttaagatcttaattacattaatgaatgatattataatatatatgatggttgaaattatttaaagatcAAAGTCTCTAAGATTTTTTCCAAATGTTTGTAAAGTTCAATATTGTAggtcttttcttcttttttatttttttttctctcatcatAAAATAGTCATGTCAACGTTCACtggaaaaacaattaataatgatttgagaacaaaagtcgaataatgttagaaattaaatccaaatgacattggttgaaaaaaaaaatctcagctaacatcaataaaaaaaatagtctaATTGACGTCAATTAAAAAATGGAGTttatcattagaaaaaaaaatattgattttaataattaaaactctAACTAATACGGACTAAGAAATAATAGAAGTTTACATtgacaaaatataataaaaaaaatagttaaaattgaaaaaaaaaggttttaaataAGTAGAAAATATCTGAAAAAGCATAAACACTGTTTATCCTTCTTACTTGGGCAATCGAAAATGGGTGCAACAACTGGCATTGGCGCACTCTCTCTGATTCACTGTTTTTCCAAATCCCACACGCTGTCTTTTGCATCCTTCCGCACTCTACCTCGCCTCACGTGCTCCTTCTCTTCCTCCATCAATTTCAACATCTCCTTTGCTCCCTCTAAGTCCAAGCCCAAGCCCAAGCTCAACCCCGACCTCGACCCCCAACCCGACGTCATTAGTGAGCCCGATGGGCCGCTTCTCATCCCGTGGATCGTCCGAGGCGAGGACGGAAACCTCAAGCTCCAATCCGAACCTCCACCTAGCCTCCTCAAGGCCATCGCCACCGCTCAAACCGGAACCAGAAAGGACAGTAACCAAAGCAAAACCACTGCCGCCACCAGCAAACCTCAAAAGAATCGCGCGACGGCACCGCCGCAGCATTCCAAAGCGGCGAGGCGGTTCTACAACCAAAACATCAAGGAGTCCTCTGGCGCGCGTCTCAGCAAGGTCCTCGCCGCATCCGGAGGTGAGTTCGTTTTGGAATTTGTTAACGCTGTTGCAAGATAGTTTTGACGGTTACGGAGTCAGTTACTGTGAATGTTTTCAGTTGCGTCGAGGAGAAGCTGCGAGGAGCTTATCTTTGAAGGGAAAGTTACGGTGAATGGTTCCGTGTGTACTACGCCTCAGGTTTAGTTTGTTTGCTTTCTTCAGTGATTTCATTTTCTATGAATTATGTGAATTTGAAGGTTTTGATCGTTGTAAGTGTAGACTAGAGTTGATCCTGCGAAGGATGTTATCTATGTGAATGGGAACCGGCTTCCCAAGAGGCAGCCTCAGAAGGTTTATTTGGCCTTGAACAAACCGAAAGGGTATGTTGAGCGTTACGGTTtgtgaagaattttttttttttccacgaacactttgaattgatttttttcttgtaagGTAATATCAACTTAATTACTTACAGCTTTTTCAGGGAACTTAGGTAAGAATTTTATAGACGTGTATACATTGATTTTAGCTTGCTGGAGAAATTTAATGCATTTACCTCTCtatatttttctcctttaagGATTTTTGGAAAAACTTGCCCAAGCACTACTTAGAATGTATGCCTACTTTGCCCGAACTGAATTTGTAGGTGATGCAAATGCAATTGCGTTTCCTCAGGTATATATGTTCGTCTGGGGAGAACGAGTCTAAATCTGTGATAAgtttatttgatgattttttgaAGACTTGGGTACGTGACCCTACGAgctttattaatttgtatttgattgatagtagatttttattttgatcttaAATAGTTTAGTTCGGGCATTGGATAACTCTTTTTGACATGATATATCATTTTCCAGGGTAAAAAGCATCCGGGGGTACCCACACCACGGCTATTTACTGTAGGGCGCCTTGATGTTGCTACTACTGGGCTAATTATTGTGACTAACGATGGTATGCGATTTACTTTGAAAGCAGTTTTATTTCCATtctattgttaaatattttcttaaacaagaACAGTTCATCTAATACTATACGCAATGATGCTTGTTTACA
This genomic interval from Vigna radiata var. radiata cultivar VC1973A chromosome 8, Vradiata_ver6, whole genome shotgun sequence contains the following:
- the LOC106771481 gene encoding glycerol-3-phosphate dehydrogenase SDP6, mitochondrial, with the translated sequence MTRLRKLGAVTATAIAAAYGGAVVLHDPLISASDYGGNSRLEALRKKVHDPGAVVPAREAQQSVLAAASKSNPLDVLVIGGGATGSGAALDAVTRGLRVGLVEREDFAAGTSSRSTKLLHGGVRYLEKAVFNLDYGQFKLVLHALEERKQVIDNAPHLCHALPCMTPCFSWFEVVYYWIGLKMYDLVAGRQLLHISRYYSTEESVDLFPTLARKVNDRSLRGTVVYYDGQMNDARLNVGLACTAALAGAAVLNHAEVVSLLKDDDGKRIIGARIRDSLTGNEFDTYAKVIVNASGPFCDSIRKMANKNAQQMISPSSGVHIILPDYYSPEGMGLIVPKTKDGRVVFMLPWLGRTVAGTTDSNTSITFLPEPHEDEIQFILDAISGYLSVKVRRGDVLSAWSGIRPLAMDPTAKNTESISRDHVVCEDYPGLVTITGGKWTTYRSMAEDAVNAAIKSGKLSPTSRCVTNNLRLVGGEGWERSSFTVLAQQYTRMKSTHSGKVVPGVMDSAAARHLSHAYGTLAERVAAIAQNESLGKRLAHSYPYLEAEVAYCARNEYCQSAVDFIARRTRLAFLETDAAQKALPRVIEILAKEHNWNDAKQKEELEKATEFLRTFKSSRNAKFHDGKHS
- the LOC106771768 gene encoding putative ribosomal large subunit pseudouridine synthase SVR1, chloroplastic isoform X1 is translated as MGATTGIGALSLIHCFSKSHTLSFASFRTLPRLTCSFSSSINFNISFAPSKSKPKPKLNPDLDPQPDVISEPDGPLLIPWIVRGEDGNLKLQSEPPPSLLKAIATAQTGTRKDSNQSKTTAATSKPQKNRATAPPQHSKAARRFYNQNIKESSGARLSKVLAASGVASRRSCEELIFEGKVTVNGSVCTTPQTRVDPAKDVIYVNGNRLPKRQPQKVYLALNKPKGYICSSGENESKSVISLFDDFLKTWGKKHPGVPTPRLFTVGRLDVATTGLIIVTNDGDFAQKLSHPSSNLSKEYIATVDGSIYKRHLIAISEGTTIEGVHCVPDAVELLPRQADMQRARIRIVVHEGRKHEVRELVKCAGLEIHSLKRVRIGGFRLPPDLG
- the LOC106771768 gene encoding putative ribosomal large subunit pseudouridine synthase SVR1, chloroplastic isoform X2, which encodes MGATTGIGALSLIHCFSKSHTLSFASFRTLPRLTCSFSSSINFNISFAPSKSKPKPKLNPDLDPQPDVISEPDGPLLIPWIVRGEDGNLKLQSEPPPSLLKAIATAQTGTRKDSNQSKTTAATSKPQKNRATAPPQHSKAARRFYNQNIKESSGARLSKVLAASGVASRRSCEELIFEGKVTVNGSVCTTPQTRVDPAKDVIYVNGNRLPKRQPQKVYLALNKPKGYICSSGENESKSVISLFDDFLKTWGKKHPGVPTPRLFTVGRLDVATTGLIIVTNDGDFAQKLSHPSSNLSKEYIATVDGSIYKRHLIAISEGTTIEGVHCVPDAVELLPRQADMQRARIRIVIHSLKRVRIGGFRLPPDLGLGKYIELNPTNLNALGWKS